The Centroberyx gerrardi isolate f3 chromosome 13, fCenGer3.hap1.cur.20231027, whole genome shotgun sequence genome contains the following window.
AGTATAACTCAGCTCCTTACTTAACACATGCCACAACACACCAGAAACAGAATAGGTTCACAAAGTTTTACCAAGTCTAAATGGGATGGAATCAGGACCATGCAGCCTCTTTATAGTCTGTTAACATGTCATGTCTGCTAACCATCCACTAGCTGATTCACTAAGCTCCTGCACCATGTATGTAGATGGTTTTTAATCAggatgaagaaggagaagaaatcAGACAAGAGGGAATCCCAAACCATAAGCTGTTAGTGAACAGCTAACATTTTGGGTATTTAGGAACAGCACAGATCTTCAATCGTAGAAAACTTGCGGGTACTTATTTAAATTTAAGGACAAAATATctaaatcaaagcaaaacatgaaaatgctgTCTCCTGTTTTGTAAATGGATACTTTCCCTCTCCAATTAGGATTcaatacatgaaaacatttaaaaaagcgGTGCAGGCTGTGCAGAAAGTGAGTCAGGCCTGAGTAACAAAACTCAGTGCATTAAACTGCTCCAAATATTCACTGCTGTACTTTGTCATCTGATTCCATTTAGGTTGTTCTCACGATTACATAACACAGGTAAGTGTTGATCTTGAATCTACTTTTCAAAGTAAGAGAACTGTATTCACACTGACGTTCTCTTCCCTCTTGCAATGTCTCATCAATTATTTTATAAATGGCAGAAACTATGAATAACAAACGCATATGATGTTAATCATGTTTTAATCAAACTTCCCCATTAAAGACCCATGACTCCATCATTTACCTTTGGTTGCATCTTTGTTGGTTTTTGATGAAGTCTTGAAGTCAGGGCTTTGtggattttatttgatttttacagtttagttttacataCTAGAGTTGCTAAAATGGCTTATTAACTACAAAATCACCAGCTTACAGCACTttcatgttaaaggaatagttcactcaaaaatgaaaatgcagtcattatctactcacccccatgccagtagaaaatcgggtaaagtttgttagtccatacaacagtcccggagatccccggaagaagtacattgcagctttctccaaaacaactgaagttgctggagacctgtcttcagtcttcaaaaaataacggaaaataaccatattGGTTTcatgcagctcttacagcataatccaagccTTTTGAAGCgaacagatcccaaagtgacttgaaaagaccgacatttacaccattatttagctgaaaccGCCACTCTAGGTGttgatttcaaaatacgtcacaATTCCACGCATCCGGCCTCGATAGCTAAGACTAGCttgaattagcagaaacaagacttccggtttggctgtttagccttcaaaataaaagcgcgaaaataggtagaaatactgttttaaacaaattactttgtatttaatcgtcaaattcaataagcgagcacccatattaatgtttgatgtcataataataatgaaaaatgccataaaatgtgccatttttaactataaacgctgcatgtattacactgtgcagaatacatacagaacagagactaaagtggacatcaaacattaatatgggtgctcccTTATTGAATTTCTTCCGGtgatctccgggactgttgcatggactaacaaactttacccaaTTTTctgctggcatgggggtgagtagataatgactgaattttcatttttgggtgaactactcctttaaaaaatattataatTGTTAATTGTCTCTAAAACCACTGTCTTGTATCCAGGGATGGTGCTAAGGCTGCAGCATGGAGGTTAAGAAACTGCTGTCTTTGGATCCACTCACCAccaactgaaaacaaaaaccagctggaccagtttggaAATAAAGCCACCTGAAAAAGTCCTGACCGTGTTGTCAGTTTGgacttgatttttttaaaaatgttttttattttccatctattGCGTTTTCATTTTGATCTAAATGGCCATTACATAATGTAAAAGGGAGCGAAAGGATGTGTTAGTTAAATAAACTGTTACGTTTACAGCCATGTGCCATAATTAAACAGCTGGTTGTTCTTTCATGCAGTTTGTATCTTTACACCCAGAGCTGGAAATGTCACTGTTAATTATCTGAAAATATGATCAACAGAGAGCATAAATACATATGGTGTATATTCAATGGACAGGCCTAAATAAAATCTTGAATAGGAATTTCAACATTGATCCATCATTCTGTCTACCACTTTCAAACAGAAATCTTCAGCTTTTTGTGACTGGAACTTTCCTctaatatgaaaataaaaatcaatgtgaacttcttattttaaaatgcatgagacatagacagacagatagatacatTCTAGATAGATACTGGGGAGATAACTAGAaggaaaattaaatgtttttgtatattcattatttttattatttcattctgCATCTGGATACTGCAAGTTTGAAGGTGGGAAACTGTTGAAACTGTCACAAAACTAAAATTCATCATCTAAAGTCTCTCCACAGTCCGTGTTCAAAAATAGAGCTACTTCATCACAGTTGATGTTTGTACTCGGTCATCCTCTAGTTCAACTCCTtcataaaataaatactaaTAACAAATTATTTCTCAGTTAACCAAAAAGTTAATTATGTCATGTCCAAGTTTCACTGTGTAAATAACATTAGGTTGTGGAACACAAACATAACTAAAACTGCCTACCATATGTACTTTACCAAAGTGTCCATATGTACAGTTCATGAGTATAAAATGCCTTTCTCAAGTTGACTTGAATAGGAATATCTGAAAGACACATTCAGGTACAAAACCCATAAGATCTCTGAGCCACATGTAGTGCAGGACAGTACATGAGCTACATTACACATTAAGGCCACAATATAAGACTTCCCAGTATTACAACTAAAGGTGAAAATGGCAGACTTGTTCCCAAAAGCTCCAACCAACAGTGACAAATCTCAGGTCGACActgcagcattttcaaaatagatATGAATGCAATGACCTGATGAGATTTGTGCTTTTTGTAATCCACCTTACAATAAGTTCCTTCAACCActacattttgaaatgcatttaATCAGGATTTTTTTGTCAGTCTGATGTATGTAAAGTCAAGAATACATGTTTTGCTGATGGATGATGGCTTGgaagggtggggggagggggaacttttactttgttttaatacatttacatgAAGATCTAGAATTCTCCTTTTGtcttaaaatatataaaagggTGAATACTTGTTTTAGTAGCTGTAAAAACAACTTCTGTTCATATAAAAATGACTGTTGAAGTCGGTTTGCCCACGCACAGCTTTTGGCTGAAGGGCATCAGTGAGAGTGATCCGAGTTGGACATGTTCTGCACAGAAGAGGCTGAATCCAGTCCCAGCAGCGTCCCCAGGTAAGACTGCTCTCTGGGGTCCAGCATCTGATCCGGCCTCACGGGGTGGACGATGTTGGCGGGCTGGGGGGTGAGGGTGTACTTTTCCAGGAAGGCTAGGTCTGTCGCCGCCTGGTAGCCGGAGGTCTGCTGCGGTCCCTGGGCCTGCATGGTAAGAACGCTGTGGGTTTGGGAGGAGAGCGGTGCGCCCCCGTGAGCGCTCAAGTCGCCCTGCCCCGCTGACACTCCCGCCATCTGGACCGGCACTAAAGTGACGGGCACGCAGACGTTCGTAGGAGGGGGGGCGCTCTGGAGGGCCGACTTGGGTTCGGCGCGGTACGTCTTTGAGGTTTCCTCGTAAGGAAGAGAGACTATTTTGTCCTCGCTGAGCGGCGCGAGAGGCTGCTCGGAGAACTTGGTGCTGTGCACGTGGTCTATGTGGTACTTGAGCTTGTCTTTCCTTTTGAAGGTGGCGCTGCAGTGGGGGCAGTTGAAGGGACGGGCGTCAGAGTGAATCACCATGTGCTTCGTCAAGGTCTTCTTGATGCGGAATGTCTGGTGGCATTCGGGGCATCTGTAGGGTTTCTCACCTTTCACATGGAAAAGGAAGACatgagggttagggttttttTCCCATCATTATTGCACAAGATATATGCTGTATACTTAACGTATGAATGAGTAGAATTTAGATTGCCATCTCAACTCCATCTTCCATTATAAGCTGATGCTGGGGAAAATAACAATATGATACTATCCTATACTATTCTCAAACAAAACATGATTTCATGCAAACAAGTCCACTGACTTCCTTGATACACTATGATCTTACCAGAGTGGGTCCTGAAGTGCATTTCCAGGCTGGACTTTCCTTTGAATTCTTTCTTGCAAACCTCGCACTGATGCACAGCAGTTTTATACCTGTCAAACAATTCTTCAttagcagacacacagacagggaacATTTGCCAAAATTTCCAGCTAAGTGATGCGGGAGGGGCaactgctttgtgttttttttgggttttttttagctCTAGGAGATATTCAGTACCAATGTGCCTTTGTATGTCAGATGAAACCTTTTGTCAGTGCAGGTTACAAGGTGATGGACTTTAGAAAAAAGTGAATAAGTTCTTGATTCAAATGAAAACATACTTCTGCCAAACTTTCTCTCCCAAGTGAACACTTTTGTAGTGGACAGTCAGATGATCATGGCGTCTGAAGCACTTCCCACACTCTTCGCATTGGTGTGCTTTCTCCCCTGTGCAGAGACAACATGGGCTAAGTCAAAGTAAATACTGACCTGAGACAGTAAACATAAGCCTACACTACGTTACTATTGTTATAATAATACTTGTGCAGGGGCAGAAAAATCAAGATGGCAAAAGAGAGACACTGTTATATTTGTTATACTGCACCGGAGtgtattttctgatgtttggTCAGGTGATCATGGCGTATGAAGGTTTTTCCGCATTCGTCACACTCGTAGCGCTTGTCATCATGGTGCACTCTGAGATGAAGCCTGTCCAAGGAAAAGATTGCTTAGAATTTATAGATAACTTGTAAACTCTCATCGTGCGCAGAGTTTATAAAGTTATTACAATCACCAACATCAGCAACCATGTCCAGCAGCCATAAGACCCACCTATAGGAGCTGCCATGGCGAAAGCTCTGGCCACAGATACTGCAGAGGTGAGGCTTTTCCCCGCTGTGGATCCGCAGGTGCTCCCGCAAGGTTGTCCtgcaaagagaaaaacacaaaccaaaGAAATCTGCTCAACTTTTGCTTTGATTTTGCCAATAAACAACAGAGGAATAAACATGGTAATTTGCAACTCACTTAACTCACTCAAGATATAGTTTAAGCAACATGGAGTGCTTATAGGCCTGCAGATAAGTGTGTGGGCTAAGTATAGGGACAGAGTGACCTACCTTTCCCTTACTGATTTCCCACAAACAAAGCAGGTCCATTTTCTCTTGCCCCCATGTGTGCATTCAATATGCCTCTTTCTGTTGCCTGTGTCATTGAACTGTCGGCCACAGATCTCACAGGGAAATGGACCTGAAGACGAGACAGGATACAGGGTCAAAGTTTCAAACTAACCTCTAGATCCAATTCATTATTAACGTGGTTGCTGATTACCATAATGCACTAACAAGAATCACATTTACAGCAGtggtattttgttttatgtttaggCAGCTTTGCCATTTAATGTAAgttaaataaacagaaaagcCACATTAACTACTGAAAAGGTTTCTTTTTAACCCAAAAGCACAAGTGTTCATTTTCTCTGTCCATTTCTCACCTAAATGGAACTTTTCTTGGTGCTTCAGCCTGGCAAACCTGGATTTGAAGTATTCGTCACAGAAGGTACATTTGAAGGGGCGGTCCTGGGTGTGGAGGATCATGTGCTCCTCCAGATGAGGCCTGCGGGTGAAGGTCTTCAGACATATCTGgttcagaaggagaggagaggagagggagcgaggggaggGGATTGATCTATGGattattaaaacaaaacaaaactctaGTGCAACATTTCTTGATCACTGAGACAGATTTATTCATCATCATACCTCTACATTAACAGACAGGTACTTAAGATAGGCGTGCATCATCATCTTCCACAGGCAAACACTGAATAATATTCTGTGATTGAAACCAATTCTTACGGCACATTTCCAGCCttcactcttcctcttcctcatggTAAGAAACTCTTGGATGTGGTCTGGATGGAACCTGAAAAAACAGTAAAGATACATGATGACACAACATGGCTGCATGCAGTCCAATTCGCAgctgcgtcacaaatctcctagcgaCCGAggctggcgccatcatggaggtccagtggtgAATTAgctgtgcgcaaataatgtCTGAATATGTAACAGCCagacgagagaaagagagacacctGAAAAAGATTATTGTAGCAGTGTCTCCTTGAATGTACTGTAGTTTGAGAAGAGTCTCAGTTAATTTGAATAAACAGTTGGACTGCTATTCTACAGAACGCTGTGCGGAGAATGGATCTTGTGATGTGGCCATGCCTCACCTCCTGACATGTTTGGCCAGGGTTTTCTTGCTGGCATGGAGTTTGTTACAGAAGGGGCACTTGTGCTCCTTTTTCTGAAAGGGGGCATCGCTGGCGTGCTTCTTCTTGTGTACGGTCAGGTTAGACTTGGTGGAGTAGCGCTGAAGGCAGATGTCACACTggaatggtttctctcctgtgtgcaCCCTGGTGTGACTCTCATACTTCCCTGAAAAATACAAGGAGGTGTCATTtaaaaggtgctgtgtgtaccACTTTAACATCAAGAAATCATGACCACATTCATTATAAGACATTAGCatgattactgtaaacaaattaaACCAGATTGACAGCCTCTATGTTTTACATTGTGGTGCCACCGGGACAGATTTCTCTTTGATGCTTAGTGTAGCAAAAGTTCAGATCACAAGGGCCCAGAGTATAGGTACACATGATGTTCATGCACAATCTGCAAAAATAATACATAAGTTTGTAATAataggtaataataataataatatactacaactacttctactattgCCATTACTACTACaagaaataatgataataataatctagACCTGACTACGTTGTTCCCACCTGCACGGTCAAAGGTCTTGTCACATTTGGGGCACTTGAGAATCTTCTTGCTGGAGGTCTGGATGATGACTGGAGCCAGACCCTCAGGATACACTGGAGCCTGGCTGGAGCTCCCTGCTGTTGGAACACGCACTTCCACCTCTTGGACAGTCTGCTGCTGCGTTGTTTCTACACCTGAACCCTGCTGACATGCGCTCCGGTCCGCTGCACGAACCAGCTCTGCTTTCTGCTGGCCAGCCAACTCCTCCTCATTCatgtccctctcctcttcctcctcctcctcctcctcgtctcccccCTGAGCTGGCCTGGACGTCTCTCTCACGTCCAGCTTGGGCTTTTGGTTTTCCACAACcgcttctccctcttcttcttcttgctcatTCTCTTGGTCTCTTGGCGACAAGGTCCTTTGTTTTTCTTCGGGGTTGTTGATAGAGTACTCCATGTCATCTCTCTTGTACTTGGTGGGTGCTCTCCTCCTGCGAGCCGACCTCCGCGTGGTAGCAGTCCTCTGACCTGCCATCTTCTCTGTTTCAGCTGGGTCAGCCTGCTGCATGTCACTGTGACTCTTGGCCAAGTGGTTCTGCAGGGACTTTTTAGTGCTAAACCTGCGGCTGCACAGGGAGCACTGAATACCAGTTGGGCTTTGGACGTCTGTGTCCTCTGCTGGTGGTTCACTGGAGGTCGTTTCCACCTCAGGTGCCCCACGTGTCTCAGCCTGGGCCGGGGTCACAGTTACCGGCTGGACGTCCCCCTCTTCGCACAGCAGCTTCAGCACATccatcatgtccaggaagcggGCCGCTTGGGTTAGAGCCGGAAGCTCCCTCTCTGCGACGACGCACTCGGAGGTGTACAGGAAGCCGAGCAGGTGTTGGAAGACAGAGTCCTCCACATGGTCCAGCGCCACGTGTCCCGCGGCGGGGTTCTTGGACAGCTCGGCGTGGAAGTAGCTGCTCCCGTGGGCCAACACCACCTTGTGGGCACTGTAGAGCTTCCCGcccacagacactgacacatcGCAGAATCTCTGCCGGGTCCTGTCCTCGTTCAAGAACTTGAGGAGGTTGTGACTGTGCTGCGACATAGTCAGGTGCCGGTTTGGAGAGGCTGATTCTGGGACAGTTTCAGAGTGCGATGGGGTGTTGGCGGCCGACTCTGTGCCCTTCTCTGCAGCACATTCCCTGCTGGCACTGACCCGCCGGCTGCGTTTGGGAGGCTGAGGATGACTGGCCTTTCTTTTCATTGCTCGGTCTGATGGGCTGCCGTGAATTAGTCCTGAAAACCagaggaataaaaacaacaatgcaGAGAACAATCATGCATAGTGACACTGCCATGTATTGGGCTTTTT
Protein-coding sequences here:
- the zbtb41 gene encoding zinc finger and BTB domain-containing protein 41, with the translated sequence MKRKASHPQPPKRSRRVSASRECAAEKGTESAANTPSHSETVPESASPNRHLTMSQHSHNLLKFLNEDRTRQRFCDVSVSVGGKLYSAHKVVLAHGSSYFHAELSKNPAAGHVALDHVEDSVFQHLLGFLYTSECVVAERELPALTQAARFLDMMDVLKLLCEEGDVQPVTVTPAQAETRGAPEVETTSSEPPAEDTDVQSPTGIQCSLCSRRFSTKKSLQNHLAKSHSDMQQADPAETEKMAGQRTATTRRSARRRRAPTKYKRDDMEYSINNPEEKQRTLSPRDQENEQEEEEGEAVVENQKPKLDVRETSRPAQGGDEEEEEEEEERDMNEEELAGQQKAELVRAADRSACQQGSGVETTQQQTVQEVEVRVPTAGSSSQAPVYPEGLAPVIIQTSSKKILKCPKCDKTFDRAGKYESHTRVHTGEKPFQCDICLQRYSTKSNLTVHKKKHASDAPFQKKEHKCPFCNKLHASKKTLAKHVRRFHPDHIQEFLTMRKRKSEGWKCAICLKTFTRRPHLEEHMILHTQDRPFKCTFCDEYFKSRFARLKHQEKFHLGPFPCEICGRQFNDTGNRKRHIECTHGGKRKWTCFVCGKSVRERTTLREHLRIHSGEKPHLCSICGQSFRHGSSYRLHLRVHHDDKRYECDECGKTFIRHDHLTKHQKIHSGEKAHQCEECGKCFRRHDHLTVHYKSVHLGEKVWQKYKTAVHQCEVCKKEFKGKSSLEMHFRTHSGEKPYRCPECHQTFRIKKTLTKHMVIHSDARPFNCPHCSATFKRKDKLKYHIDHVHSTKFSEQPLAPLSEDKIVSLPYEETSKTYRAEPKSALQSAPPPTNVCVPVTLVPVQMAGVSAGQGDLSAHGGAPLSSQTHSVLTMQAQGPQQTSGYQAATDLAFLEKYTLTPQPANIVHPVRPDQMLDPREQSYLGTLLGLDSASSVQNMSNSDHSH